TTCaatatagtgggagggttatgaagcCACCGGATTGCTACATGGGttgactgaagcccagaacgtcatttctaatgatggggtcgagaatctgttgtcttttaagaaagcaatgaaggatgttgacaatgatgagtggattaaagccatgaaccaagaaatgaagtctatgtacttcaatgaCGTCTAGAAGCTTGTTGATCTGCTTGATGGGGTGAGacctattggttgtaagtggatctataagcgaaagagaggtatagatggaaaggtgcaaacctttaaggctcgacttgtggcaaagggttatacccagttcaagggagttgactatgaggaaactttctcacctgttgtcatgctcaagtctatcaggatactcctatccatagccacattttatgattatgaaatatggaaaatggacgtcaagactgcctttcttaatagtaatcttgagaagaccatctatatgactcaactaaAGGGGTTCCTAGTTCTAaatcaagagaaaaaagtttgcaagcttaataggtctatttatgagttgaaacaagcatctagatcatgtAACATTAGATTTAACACTGcggtcaagtcatttggcttttaTCAGAATGTTAATGAGCcatgtgtctacaagaaaatcattaacagcttagtagctttcctggtactatatgtagatgatatcctactcattgggaattatgtagggtatctgattgacattaagaaatggccagctgcccagttccaaatgaaagatttgggtgaggcacaatatgttctagggatctagatcattcgggatcgtaaaaacaaaaggttagccttgtcttaggcatcgtacatcaaTCAAATATTGATCAGATACAAAATGCAGGATTCCatgaggggtttattacccttcaggcatggaatcgttttgtctaaggatcaatgtcctaagacacctcaagaagttgaggagatgaaacggattccctatgcttcaactatagaaagcttaatgtatgcaatgttgtgtaccaaacCCAAAATTTTCTATGCAATAAGGATtttcagtcgatatcagtctaatccaggatttgatcactggacatcggtcaagacgatccttaagtatcttcggagaacgagggactacatgcttgtgtatggagatcaggatctgatccttacaggatacatagactcttGACTTTCAGATCGATAAAGATTCTTGCAAATCAATATCGGAGTCAGTGTTCATtttgaatggaggggttgtagtgtggcgaagcatcaagcaaggatgcatcgcagactccactatagaaACCGAATACGTAGCGGCTAGTGAAGCAgttaaaaggttgtttggctgaggaaattcctttcagatttggaagttgttccaaatatggattttcctttcactctctattgtgatttcagagctaggaactcacttacacaagatagaattcactccttccccgaagtaggggtaaatagataggttgctcctttaagagctgattccggggcttgaacatagtggcaacggcttctctttggaagagaaaactcagtcatagtagaactatgacttatgtttattagagggatcaatggtacttaaggagttagatgtaattacaagggcataacggttattggccgagttgtacttacgagcgatctgtgaagtgTTGTCGCACTGTTtattagttaagatggacaataatatatctatagtaaggagagttcagctatcggtctttagcagagtgcttggcagttaacagatggtggatcccatgactaaagagtttagtcagttattcacgtaccattggagcttcgagctgcaggtccataaagtccccttggtagctcaatggattcaagttgaggatcaatttcttggtgttgatttgaaatgttcagattgacaagaggcaatttgattatatatgatatgatcggtgtggtgtatgagatatatctagtggaaggttaatgtaaatgagatttacattatgTGCCattgaatagaaaaagagctatggtttatatgtttcatgagatgaaatattaaaactataggttataaatatattatggtaagataattatcatttatatttatagtaatattagttattgaataattatctctttttctctaatagccaaatgagtgggaggttattggtggtctcatggtaactatgagataaaaagaaaaatgttttcctaattttggtaagttttttTAAGATTCACGAAGTTATAATTTTGAGATTTCCACACTCGAAAAAGTATACAcggatagttgtcaagtaaatcagattcaCTAAACGACAATTTGgagaaagctaaacgatcgtggagtgtttttacacgatagacactacactcagctagacgatgagttaaacgatcacatagcttttactaaacgtttgggcatcgacctatacaataggttgtgtcatctcccacttgctcaatcgtttacaagattgttcttcctccggttttatgccttaaactaagtccacacagagcccaccctttagactctcataccgagaataccaaggtaatcttctTGGTGGTTCATACTCAGCTCGACACAGTTGATgttttgtggaggccgttcacgatgttcggggtgttcgtgaccttggcgatcgcttTGTTAGAGTTCACTATGTTCATACAATGTAATGGTCGTGTTAGACGAacattcgtgtgttgctgtattcgagcgtttgtgatcaagaaacttgaagatgagtcttcaaaagtTTGTTAGTCCTATCTCTTGATCAGGTAATATAAGcatgtttaatttctattttatgcataaccgtatgtttctgtttgtaattgtaattgtaatgttcatatacgattgaaatttggaaacatctttctgctgctcatggaaatcctcgtgtttgatttccttcatgatgttccatcaactgtgctaatcttctcttcaggagattcacaGAAGTCCGTCACATCTAAATTTTTCATATAgaatgggtcaaatatgtcattatccaagtatgcaaaatttgcttccaaatttttccctttttccttcaggaaggcttgatagaggtcaactaagtgttttgacgtacaacaggtacgtgaccaatgcccagtcattccgcatcgaaagtatttattttcaacacttttttaactcttatcttgtggagcttttcttttgtgatcattattttatgtggttcttttgaaatttgaatgattaaaacgaccaccacgagataataattatttctttctctGACACGGTCACAACCTCGACCACGACATCGACCATGAATATCAACATTCATAACATTCACTTTAGGAAATGGTGTTGTTCTAATTGGTCGAGATCGTGGTTCTTCATtaataacttgttattttgttcggccacaaGAAGccatgaaattaatttagaatattgtttaaaacctttctctcgatattactactgcaggagcatattcgagatatgaaatgtagaaaatgtcttctctaacatatcaacattaataattttttctacGCATGCCAAcaattttaaactaattttaaataatgtgaaattgtaatcacttactaatttaaaatcttgtagcctcaaatgcatccactTATAACGAGCTTTAGAAAGAATGACTGTTTTATGATCAtatatttctttcaatttttttcataagatatggggatcttttattgtaagatacttcattttcaatctcTCGTGAAAatgatgacaaaggaaaatcaTAACTTTTGCTTTGTTCtaactggatgtcgtatttccttcttaATTATTTCTCTCAAGTTCATAGCATCTAGGTGGATTTCGGCATtgagcacccatgacaaataattattgtcattaatattAAGGGCTGTGAATTCTAATTTCGTAAGGTTTGTCATGGCAACACTTAGAGGAAGGGATCgtttcaaattccattcgaatgaacataaacaattataatataagaacggaaactaacaggtcatgcaaaactagaaattacaacatgctttaagatgatacaagggatagaggatgcatacttttgaagaaacattcttcacgaatccctcgatTAGTCCAAACGTGTCCACAACAACTCTCGAACGTAATGAACAAATTGCTACCACACGagcaacagcacgaacacaacaaacGGTCAACAGCTTCTCGATCCCAATCGAGTCCCATTCAATTCATGAACTGGGTgaagacaccaccataatggttacattggtattcttggtgtgataATCCacgagttgtgggctctgtatgatcttggcttgaggaagagactaaAGGACAACGATTATGTAgatgatcgagcaagtgggagataggatgttgtctatcgcatagacgaagtgctcgatcgtttagtaaatggcaaCCTATCGTATAAACTTAGCCAGGCAATCGTgtagctacgatcagctgaatgactatcgtatagtcaaaactccacgatcgtttagtctctgcataactatcgcttagtgaaactctttcacttgattgGTCAATCTATAAGTTATTTCCGAATGAGacaactttttttaaatttaggaaaagaattttccttttatctcacagttaccataaaaccactaataacctcccactgaatcggttattagagaaaaagaaattaattatcaaataattaatatattataaataaatatgctaaccaacttaccatattatatttataacctatagttttaatatttcatctcataaaacatacaaactatagttctttttctattttatggtacttaatgtaaatcatatttacattaatcctccactttatgtatctcatacatcacaccaattatatcatatataattgaatttcctcttgttaatttgaacacttcaaactaaccccaagaattgattctcaacttgaattcattgagctaccaaagggaccttatggacctgtagcttgaagctccaatggtacgtgaataactgactaaactctttagtcatgggatccaccatccgttaattgtcgagctgtccattaaagaccgatagctgtactattctcactacaaatatatttttttatccatattaaccaatcaataatatgataacccttcacaaatcgctcgtaaatacaactgggccaatttaccattttgtccatgtagttacatctaactccttaagtacaactgattcttctgatgaacaataagtcatagtcctactatgactgggtcctctcttccaaaaagaggatgtggccattatgttcaagacccataatcagcctttaagggagcaatctatctacttacccctacttcaaggaatgagtgaattccatctcatgtaactgagttcccaactccccaatcagacaaatccccaaaaaagtaggcttgttgagttgacaatctagccactctcacccatactaatcaaaggaccgctctcatagataggagtttccaaaacacttaggattaaggtcatgtcacctatggtcattttaggtgagatgtaagtctcgattatacaaactctctgtataggacacccccgctcgcatgtctccacatgaatggtcaggatcagatcatctataGTAattcataacacttgtaaacctctacaaagcgagttgtatctgtagtgtcaccaagacaaggtatccctcctttatccttatactatagaccttttagattattacttaagacatgattcacttgtatatctcatatacatgcttaagtttacatacagtAACCACAAATcattgtttattggatatgagtaaatgcaaataaaataactcttattttattcataacagtgtgtacaaagtttacaaactacgagactccaggagaattaggacaacaATCCCAataacactatcacaaaatattgtatttatattagaaatttaatatgtactaaatatgtaaaataacatttaatttattaattataataaagaggaaaaaaaccgACCTACCTTTAGAACCTACCTTCAGTGAGGGAAGCGATAGGAGCTCATACTGATAATGtgttataaaattaagaaaCACAGAATATGGATatggataaaatataatataataataacataataaaataaaataactaaaattataaaattataaaattaggataaattgaaattcaaagtGAGATTTTTTTAGTGTGTTTTCAAGATCCActaaatgtcactatttataggtaaagtgATAAGTAGAATGTGGTTTTACATAGACATcaaacatgaataactacaagcatatggacaacatgaagattTGACACGTGGCTTTTAAAACACCAAGCATTGAGCAtctatattataatacttataataaaatttaaattttatgttcaaTAAAATTCTAGAGATTCAATTTTATTATGtctaataaataatgattaaatttttttaaaaaaatattagtctaaatttataatttgggaAATTATGAATCAAATAGGGAAATTTGAGAAACTAAAATTGCAAATAAACCCCTAAAATATATATGGGCCATTTTTAGAACGAAGTGACACGGACGGCCCAAGCCTGGTGTTCTCACGAGTCATAAGCATAGCTCATCGCCATCGACGTTCCCAAAGGCTCCCTCTTTGTTCATGACCTTTGGAGTTAATTCCATTGCACGAGCTGAATAAACCCTCAATCGTCATCCTATTGCCACCATTGACGCAATCAGCAGCTCGAACTTCAAGCTTCATTTCATGGTGCATCTCTCCTCTTTTCTATGAACTGCTAATGAAACAATGAAGCTCGCTGCGGTCTCTTTCTCTCGGGCTGGAGCGTCTCAAAGGCTTCTTCATGGAGGTTCCTCTTTCAATCGATTTCCGCGCGTTGCTTCATTTGCAGCTCGCCAAGTTGACGCATTCAGCTCAACTTCTCTTTTGGGTATttcctcaaacaccttagccgctACTTCTTTCCTGTCATTACAagtattttgtttcaatttggggCTTAGGCTTGGATTCCCATTTCAATGTTCAGATGAATtctcttcttattcttcttcatcttcgtGCTTTtagataattattattatttcttcttctgGAGACAGGAAACAAGTTTTTCTGCTCGACATTGTTACTTATAGCGTCTTTGTGATAATcaatttccttttaatcttcTATTTGTAAAAGATAATCTTGTTATCAACAGTTTGTTCCTTCCAATTTTATGCCTAAAATCATTCCCAAAGTTCTCAAAATATTGTAAAAACAGAAAATGCTAAGCGTAGAGTTCATTTCTTGTAAAGAGAGAACTGGAAGCTAAAGTTATTTCTGCCTCTGGACTATTATGGTTTTTAACTTCCAAGTTACCATTTCGCTAAGTCGAGCTGAATTGAAAATATTGTTCTTTGGTTGTTTCTGGGTATGTTTCTATGAATATGTGAGGCGTTGATTGCTTGATGCTACTACAGAGGTTCATGTGAATTGAGAAGCTATGGAAATCGAGCATCATTGCCCACAACGCATAAATGTGTTAGATGTATTCCCAAGAAAAAAACTGTAGGAAGATTGTCTTTATTCAGCTAACTTAGCACAGTTGTAATTTGCAAGTTGAAATAACTAGAAGAGGTGATCAACTTCCATTCCATGTCTTCTTGAGAATAAGATACAAATTCTTTGAATTCTATCCAGGATGGTCAAAGAAAAATACTTATCTTGGATTATCATTTGTGAATTGGATTTATAAGCCCTGCATTATACTTGGGAGGATTTCACACGCCTGGTTAGAAGTTGATTGCTGACAGCATCCAAACTTGAAGTTGGGACATTTCTTGAAATGTTGTTTCTAATCAAGTTACTATAGTAGAACTGTAGAATATGATTTACTTGCACACCAAGTCACTTGTGGCTAAAAAAAGGGATGAAATTCGTTATTTTCTTTAGAAGGTAACAAGCTCATCAATAACACTATTGTTATTTGCTACATCAATTGTTTGTACGATTTCTTTGAATGCTTTACCAGCAAAAACTGTCTAGGTCTATTTTGCACTTTTCACTTCGTCTACACATAATCTTTAGCTTAACTTTTAGCAGTCTGTGGGTTGTGCAGAACGCTCCATCATAGTAATTCTTCAGTCGAAACTGCCATCATGTCAACAATGAACAACACCTCCATTTCTAGAATTTGCTGTAGACATTCTAGAATGAATGCAAGACTGTTAAGACGGAAGCATGGAAGTGGTTCAAGAACCTTTTCAACATGTGCCTCGCCGTCTAGCTCCATAACCAACCCTCTAGTCATCCGTTTACCCTCAGCTTTGATTCTGGCTTCCCAGGTCACCCCATCGGATGCCCCTCAGCGTTCGGAAGAATGGTTTGCACTACGGAGAGACAGGCTGACAACAAGCACATTCAGCACAGCTTTAGGCTTCTGGAAAGGAAATCGTCGGTTTGAGCTATGGCACGAGAAAGTATTCCCTCCAGAGATTCAAAAACCAGAAGCACCACAGCAAAATGCCATGGAATGGGGTGTGCTCAATGAAGCAAATGCCATCGATCGGTATAAAAGCATCACGGGCCGAGATGTAAGCCTGTTGGGATTCGCAACTCACTCGGAACAGCAATTTGATTGGCTCGGGGCCTCCCCAGACGGCCTACTGGGATGCTTTCAAGGTGGTGGGATCCTGGAAGTAAAATGTCCATACAACAAGGGAAAGCCTGAGAAGGGACTGCCCTGGTCAACCATGCCTTTCTATTACATGCCACAGGTACAGGGTCAAATGGAGATAATGGACAGAGAATGGGCGGATTTATACTGCTGGACACCAAATGGAAGCACAATATTTCGGGTATGTAGGGAGCGTGGTTATTGGGATTTGATACGTGAAATGTTGAGGGAATTTTGGTGGGAAAATGTTGTTCCTGCAAGGGAGGCTTTGTTGTTGGGAAGAGAGGAACAGGTGAAATCATATAAGCCGACGTCCACTCACAAGCAGACTGGACTAGCAATTGCTAAGAGCATTAAATTGGCAAGCGAGGCCAAATTGTTGTGTAGGGAGATTGCTGGGCATATTGAATTTTACCGATGATTATTGGTTTCGATGTATTTGGCTGTTTTTGTCTCGGAATTACATTTCCCCACATATTTGTTCCATAATTTCCAGATTGATACTATTTGATTGACTATACAATATACATTTCATTttgaaactaaaagaaaagcCAGAGTAAAAAATCTATATTGGAATGTATCCCACTGGTTCAACTTTGCGCGCATCaagattgagaaaagaaaattctGTAATTATCGACCCAACCCTGCCTTCAAACTCTCCAACTCAAACCTATGACCCCCACTCAACATGAACAATCTAAACAGTCGAcctaatattttataaataaaacttGAACAATATTTTATAACTACATTtttgcacttttttttttgacaaatttaaTGTTGTAGTATATTctctcttatttaattttcgtaatattttataaataaaatataaaaaaatatgatgaatttaatattaattatttagagattttttatttttattaattattaattacgaAATATATCATCATTAATGAGTATCTTccatttaattgtttattattttatttgttaataaatatgttatgtatCCCTAAATCTTATGAATACTATTTGCCATATTTTAAGGATGTATTTTGCcattaacattattattatataatatggtacatatattaaatataatgtcACAAAGTAAGTGGAATATATATCTTAACAGAAATTAgaccaaaattatattttagggTATATATTATGTAACAAcctatatttgaaataaaaattgtatatatttgaaataaacctaatatatatgtatgtatatatatgtatatataataaaagaaaaagaaacctaggcaaaaaccaaaatttggtAGTATAATTATGTATTAAATGTAATCCACTAAATTGGTGATTCTggattttaaatcaaaattcaaaattttgaaaaagaaaaaattgtaagACAAATTAAGGAGGAAATAGTATCTTAagagaaattttcttttgtgatggattttaaaaattttggaaaactaCTCACCACaagatttccatttttttcatgtttgtgtcttttttatgttttttttaataaaaagagtaaAAATTAATGGGATATTATAGACTTTCAAGCTTGGTTTTTAtgtaatattataatatattaggcTATTCATTTAAAAAAGTGGTGGATTTAAgtcatttttataatttgacctatttaatttagattattaGGGAAGAAAGTTCCATAATATAAAGGTACTACCGGTGAAAATtcaagttttaaaagaaaagaaaaataaaactttggTTGAGAATCCACGTTACTTAATTTTGAAAGATGAGTCTTCTTATACTCTCACCTTGGGTTATGGGTTTGGGCCCTAAGGGATACCTATGTTTTAGAGAGAGTGAGGAAATAGAAAAATGTGAGTATGGTGGACATCCCATGCGTGCACTACCGCCATTTGGTGGGGTAGGGCGAGAGCAGAGGGCGCCAACCAAGTCTTCTGCGCGTTTCAcgcaaatattttattacttttattgatgattccTCTTATATCACCTTTGCAtacttgctgaaaaacaaaagtgatgtgtttgatactttcaaattttttgtaaCTGAAATAGAAAATCAGTTTAACAGAAAAGTTAAAAGCCTTCATAGTGATAGGGGACCTGAGTACGACTCAGGCAGCTTTAATGAGTTCTTGAACTCACGTGGAATAATAGACAAAAAGACTGCACCTTACTCTCTTGAAAGGAACGAAAAAgtcgaaaggaaaaatagaacgtTAGCTGAGCTAGTAATTGCTATTTTACTCAGTTCAGGAGCTGCATCTTATTGGTAAGGTGAAATCATCCTTGTcgtgtgttatgtcctaaataggATACCAAAGTCTAAAAACACAACTTCAACTTACGAAGtcctcaagaataagaaactaAACCTGTCATACTTTAGAACTTGGGGGTGTCTAgcatttataagaatttcagaCCCTAAAAGAAGAAAGCTTGCTAGTAGAGCCTATGAGTGTGTCTGTATAGGTTATGCCATAAATAATAAAGCCTATGGGTACTATGACCTAgtaaaccaagtgatcattgaaTCAAATGATGTTGACTTCTTTGAGGATAGATTTCCCTTTAAATCGAAAATATAGTAGGAGCTATGGATCCAGTAGtctaaccctagttagaaatcctaccTCTACAGAAGAAGTCGACCCAGAACCCAGAAGAAGCAAAAAACTAGAATGGTCAAGGATTTTGAGGATGACTTCCATACCTATAATATAGAAGAAGATTCCAAAGACTTAAAAACTGCCTTGTCTTAGATGCCAACTTATGGCAAGAAAtgataaatgatgagatggattctctTGAGTCAAATAAgacttggcacttagtagaCCTACCCCAGGTAGTAAGGCaatagggtgtaaatggatcctaaggaagaaacttagacctgatggaACAATTGACAAGTTTAAAGCCACGTTAGTGGCAAAGGactttagacaaagagaaaacatagaATCCTTTGGCGCCTTCTCCTGAgctaatcctgagctaactatgaactcctatttattcaggattgttcttagatttgcataggtgagagttagCTCAACAGTTTCgactcaataacctcccatttcaggggtaaaaccggatagatagctgaggatctagggtacaagatggaattcactcctacccgctgttagggatagtagagaggttgttctcttaagttctgattctggatcttgaacaagcgGCCccacctctcactggcccgcgagggactcagttttgttgattggatcacaaaacaattattcattaaaggatcagtgggacttaaggaacaaagaGGTAACTTCGGGGGTAAACAAAGATttaacccagccgttattacgaacaacctgtgaagggttaacttactaatcatggttatatcgagtggacactatatctacagtgaggggagttcaactatgggctttagtggagtgcccattagttaacgaatgggggttagttcggtctaatgagtttagtcgattaatctcggatcgttggagcccatgatctgtaggtccacgaagttgccctactagctcggaaatggattagctctagagtagcgtgataagttaatttgaaacgttcaaattagaattaaaaaaattagtaataatatgagatataaaTTACACGTTTacttttgagaattaaacagaattaaagaattaatatttaaatatgatttaaatatatgaagatggatttgtgtaaaattaatttaatattttatattaaattaattgattatttaaattgtttaaataattatttattatttttattaatttatgaaattaatttataaaattaataattttttatttttgaaatcaaattgtttttctaaaaaacaaatttgaaatttgaaaattgga
This genomic window from Benincasa hispida cultivar B227 chromosome 4, ASM972705v1, whole genome shotgun sequence contains:
- the LOC120074988 gene encoding uncharacterized protein LOC120074988 isoform X1, which codes for MKLAAVSFSRAGASQRLLHGGSSFNRFPRVASFAARQVDAFSSTSLLVCGLCRTLHHSNSSVETAIMSTMNNTSISRICCRHSRMNARLLRRKHGSGSRTFSTCASPSSSITNPLVIRLPSALILASQVTPSDAPQRSEEWFALRRDRLTTSTFSTALGFWKGNRRFELWHEKVFPPEIQKPEAPQQNAMEWGVLNEANAIDRYKSITGRDVSLLGFATHSEQQFDWLGASPDGLLGCFQGGGILEVKCPYNKGKPEKGLPWSTMPFYYMPQVQGQMEIMDREWADLYCWTPNGSTIFRVCRERGYWDLIREMLREFWWENVVPAREALLLGREEQVKSYKPTSTHKQTGLAIAKSIKLASEAKLLCREIAGHIEFYR
- the LOC120074988 gene encoding uncharacterized protein LOC120074988 isoform X2, whose amino-acid sequence is MSTMNNTSISRICCRHSRMNARLLRRKHGSGSRTFSTCASPSSSITNPLVIRLPSALILASQVTPSDAPQRSEEWFALRRDRLTTSTFSTALGFWKGNRRFELWHEKVFPPEIQKPEAPQQNAMEWGVLNEANAIDRYKSITGRDVSLLGFATHSEQQFDWLGASPDGLLGCFQGGGILEVKCPYNKGKPEKGLPWSTMPFYYMPQVQGQMEIMDREWADLYCWTPNGSTIFRVCRERGYWDLIREMLREFWWENVVPAREALLLGREEQVKSYKPTSTHKQTGLAIAKSIKLASEAKLLCREIAGHIEFYR